In Streptomyces sp. NBC_00306, a single genomic region encodes these proteins:
- a CDS encoding ArsR/SmtB family transcription factor: MTSSRDLAALAALLADETRASFLLALLDGRAWTAGELARHARVAPSTTSEHLGKLVAGGLLAEERQGRHRYVRLADDRVAHLVEELAGYTDPGSRPAPRTLGAAGAASAMARGRTCYDHLAGRLGIAVTEAMTARGLLRQDTGFALTPQGVGWFDALGLPLRPRGKRPLVRSCLDWTERKPHLAGAAGSALCRHALDSGWCVRIGSERAVKVTADGERAFSELLGIEPEILR; this comes from the coding sequence ATGACCTCCTCCCGCGATCTCGCCGCCCTCGCCGCGCTGCTCGCCGACGAGACCCGTGCCTCCTTCCTCCTCGCCCTGCTCGACGGGCGCGCCTGGACCGCGGGAGAACTCGCCCGCCACGCGCGCGTCGCGCCGTCGACCACCAGCGAGCATCTCGGCAAACTCGTCGCGGGCGGGCTGCTCGCCGAGGAGCGTCAGGGGCGGCACCGGTATGTGCGGCTCGCCGACGACCGGGTGGCGCACTTGGTCGAGGAGCTCGCCGGGTACACCGATCCGGGCAGCCGGCCGGCGCCGCGGACGCTCGGTGCCGCCGGCGCCGCGAGCGCGATGGCCCGCGGGCGTACCTGCTACGACCATCTCGCCGGGCGGCTGGGCATCGCGGTCACCGAGGCCATGACCGCGCGCGGCCTGCTGCGTCAGGACACCGGCTTCGCGCTCACCCCGCAAGGGGTCGGCTGGTTCGACGCGTTGGGCCTGCCACTGCGGCCGCGCGGCAAGCGGCCACTCGTACGGTCGTGCCTCGACTGGACCGAGCGCAAGCCGCATCTCGCGGGCGCCGCCGGGTCCGCGCTGTGCCGGCACGCGCTGGACTCCGGCTGGTGCGTACGCATCGGGTCGGAGCGCGCGGTGAAGGTGACCGCGGACGGCGAGCGTGCGTTCTCCGAGCTGCTCGGCATCGAGCCGGAGATATTGCGGTGA
- a CDS encoding DMT family transporter, whose protein sequence is MSPQDTSPTSSHRAHWPALAAAGVTVVLWASAFVSIRSAGEAYSPGALALGRLLAGSLALGCVLLVRREGLPPRAAWPGIAVSGLLWFGVYMVVLNWGEQEVDAGTAAMVVNIGPVLIALLGARLLGESLPPRLLAGMAVSFAGAVTVGLSMSGEGSASTLGVLLCLLAAVGYAGGVVAQKPALAHASALQVTTFGCLVGAVACLPFIGQLVDQAARAPASATLNMVYLGVFPTALAFTTWAYALARTTAGRMGATTYAVPALVVLMSWLALDEIPGWLTMAGGALCLAGVAVSRSRARVVTAAPSGEVVCGRPDAIGTKAPTGEQPPSKPGS, encoded by the coding sequence ATGAGCCCCCAGGACACCTCCCCGACCTCCTCTCACCGCGCGCACTGGCCCGCCCTCGCCGCTGCGGGTGTCACCGTCGTGCTGTGGGCCTCCGCGTTCGTTTCGATCCGCAGCGCCGGTGAGGCGTACTCCCCCGGTGCGCTGGCGCTCGGGCGGCTCCTCGCCGGTTCGCTCGCGCTCGGCTGTGTGCTGCTCGTACGGCGGGAGGGACTGCCGCCGCGGGCCGCCTGGCCGGGGATCGCCGTCTCCGGACTGCTCTGGTTCGGCGTCTACATGGTGGTGCTCAACTGGGGTGAGCAGGAGGTCGACGCGGGCACGGCCGCGATGGTGGTGAACATCGGGCCGGTGCTCATCGCGCTCCTCGGCGCCAGGCTGCTGGGCGAGTCGCTGCCGCCGCGGCTGCTCGCGGGGATGGCCGTCTCCTTCGCGGGCGCGGTGACGGTGGGGCTGTCGATGTCCGGCGAGGGCAGCGCGTCCACGCTGGGCGTCCTGCTGTGCCTGCTGGCCGCGGTCGGCTACGCGGGCGGGGTCGTCGCCCAGAAGCCGGCGCTGGCGCATGCGAGCGCCCTTCAGGTGACCACCTTCGGCTGTCTGGTCGGTGCGGTGGCGTGTCTGCCGTTCATCGGACAGCTGGTCGACCAGGCAGCCCGCGCGCCGGCCTCGGCGACGCTGAACATGGTCTACCTGGGCGTCTTCCCGACGGCCCTGGCGTTCACGACCTGGGCGTACGCCCTGGCCCGGACCACCGCGGGACGCATGGGCGCGACGACCTACGCGGTACCGGCCCTGGTGGTACTGATGTCGTGGCTGGCGCTGGACGAGATCCCGGGGTGGCTGACGATGGCGGGCGGTGCGCTGTGCCTCGCGGGCGTCGCGGTCTCGCGCTCCCGGGCTCGCGTGGTGACGGCCGCCCCCTCCGGAGAAGTGGTGTGCGGCCGCCCGGACGCGATCGGAACGAAGGCCCCTACTGGCGAGCAGCCGCCCTCGAAGCCAGGATCCTGA
- a CDS encoding TetR/AcrR family transcriptional regulator: MARPRKPLLSRERIVETASALVDAEGLEAVSTRRLAAELGVSGPSLYNHFRNKDEILDAVADAVSAQVDLSMFDEGDGRDWSTALHDWAVSYRAALTEHPNIVPVLARGPGRRPAGLRVADAVFGAMVRSGWPPAQATYIGALMRYFITGSALGSFARGFVDDETAYDPADYPHLGQAHLLADRQQKVDEGAFETGLRALVDGLAVQYAAMVRA; encoded by the coding sequence ATGGCCCGACCGCGCAAGCCCCTCCTCAGCAGAGAACGCATCGTCGAGACTGCGAGCGCGCTCGTGGACGCCGAGGGCCTGGAGGCGGTCTCCACCCGGCGCCTCGCCGCCGAACTCGGCGTCAGCGGCCCGTCCCTCTACAACCACTTCCGCAACAAGGACGAGATCCTCGACGCCGTCGCCGACGCGGTCAGTGCCCAGGTCGATCTGTCGATGTTCGACGAGGGCGACGGCCGCGACTGGAGCACGGCGCTGCACGACTGGGCCGTCTCCTACCGCGCGGCCCTCACCGAGCACCCGAACATCGTCCCGGTGCTCGCCCGGGGACCCGGGCGGCGTCCGGCCGGTCTGCGGGTGGCGGACGCCGTGTTCGGCGCCATGGTCCGCTCGGGCTGGCCGCCGGCCCAGGCGACCTACATCGGGGCGCTGATGCGGTACTTCATCACCGGCTCCGCCCTCGGCTCGTTCGCCCGGGGCTTCGTGGACGACGAGACGGCGTACGACCCGGCCGACTACCCGCATCTGGGCCAGGCCCACCTGCTGGCCGACCGGCAGCAGAAGGTGGACGAGGGCGCGTTCGAGACGGGGCTGCGGGCGCTCGTCGACGGCCTGGCGGTGCAGTACGCGGCCATGGTGCGGGCCTGA
- a CDS encoding acyl-CoA dehydrogenase family protein: MDLELSEEQAAVRQLAEDFVARDVTPYAAEWDRAESVDRSIVKKLGSLGFLGLTVDEEYGGSGGDHFAYCLVTEELGRGDSSVRGIVSVSLGLVAKTIASWGDEEQKRRWLPGLTSGDALGCFGLTEPGTGSDAGNLTTRAVRDGDDWVITGSKMFITNGTWADVVLLFARTNDTPGHRGVSAFLVPTDSPGLARHTVHGKLGLRGQATAELVLDAVRVPEDALLGPEGKGFSIAMSALAKGRMSVAAGCVGIGQAALDAAVGYAGEREQFGKSIASYQLVQELISDISVDVAAARMLTWRVADLVDRGRDFATAASQAKLFASEAAVRAANNALQVYGGYGYIDEYPVGKLVRDARVMTLYEGTSQIQKLIIGRALTGVSAF, from the coding sequence ATGGACCTGGAGCTGAGCGAGGAGCAGGCGGCGGTACGGCAGCTGGCCGAGGACTTCGTGGCCCGCGATGTCACCCCCTACGCGGCCGAGTGGGACCGGGCCGAGAGCGTCGACCGGTCGATCGTGAAGAAGCTCGGCTCGCTGGGCTTCCTCGGGCTGACCGTCGACGAGGAGTACGGCGGCTCGGGCGGCGACCACTTCGCGTACTGCCTGGTCACCGAGGAGCTCGGCCGCGGGGACTCCTCGGTGCGTGGCATCGTCTCCGTCTCCCTGGGGCTGGTGGCCAAGACCATCGCGTCCTGGGGTGACGAGGAGCAGAAGCGCCGCTGGCTGCCCGGGCTCACCAGCGGCGACGCGCTCGGCTGCTTCGGGCTCACCGAACCCGGCACCGGCTCCGACGCCGGAAACCTCACCACCCGCGCGGTGCGCGACGGCGACGACTGGGTCATCACCGGCTCCAAGATGTTCATCACCAACGGCACCTGGGCCGATGTGGTGCTTCTCTTCGCCCGGACGAACGACACCCCCGGGCATCGCGGCGTCTCCGCCTTCCTGGTGCCGACGGACAGCCCCGGCCTGGCCCGGCACACCGTCCACGGCAAGCTGGGACTCCGCGGACAGGCCACCGCCGAGCTCGTCCTCGACGCTGTCCGGGTGCCGGAGGACGCGCTGCTCGGCCCCGAGGGCAAGGGCTTCTCGATCGCCATGTCCGCCCTCGCCAAGGGCCGGATGTCGGTCGCGGCCGGTTGTGTCGGCATCGGCCAGGCCGCTCTGGACGCGGCCGTCGGCTACGCGGGCGAGCGGGAGCAGTTCGGCAAGTCGATCGCCTCGTACCAGCTGGTCCAGGAGCTGATCAGCGACATCTCCGTCGACGTGGCGGCGGCCAGGATGCTGACCTGGCGCGTCGCCGACCTCGTCGACCGGGGCCGGGACTTCGCCACCGCCGCGTCCCAGGCCAAGCTCTTCGCCTCCGAGGCGGCCGTCCGCGCGGCCAACAACGCCTTGCAGGTGTACGGCGGTTACGGCTACATCGACGAGTACCCCGTCGGAAAGCTGGTCCGCGACGCCCGGGTGATGACGCTCTACGAGGGCACCAGCCAGATCCAGAAGCTGATCATCGGCCGGGCGCTGACCGGAGTCTCCGCGTTCTGA